The Neodiprion lecontei isolate iyNeoLeco1 chromosome 2, iyNeoLeco1.1, whole genome shotgun sequence genome segment aactgcatgaaaattcaaacttgttgaattctccaccaaggtatttcatttgcagacgattttccctggccatgctacacatttcagtcagctgactggaatcttcttgtagaactcttacgattctcggtggtaagaagacgttgtattctccatcgatcgtcgccagaacacgtaccccgaattatgttttgaccagtcgtaacccgatgacgtcatacactcccccaatttcgagttccgacatcttcttggttggcagattctccaggcggctgacgtggttaacttttgctagatccatcgcgtttcgaggttatttcacaagcgagaacagttcacaatgagaatacgatgagaacagagtgaAGGTCACGATAGACGTACGTACCAcccacccccactacaattttccattggacaagtctcgacacgcatattgtgcgaggaatttttatgGGGCCACTATCACTGCCCCAGATTGATTTAAGTGCCGTAACCCCGAAAATGATCAACGGCGGGGGGGGCTAGGGTGGAGCGCCACGGattggagggggggggggggggctaggggggagcgccgccgTCTTTGGATTAGAACCGGTGTATATACACCCCCCGCGGCGAGAAgctggtagcgattgatatttacagcgatgttgaggatctcaatcatactccagccggaatcacgttgctcgaaatcttccacctttgatagcagatcaccccgtgcacgtgtaaaccaaccatttatatcgctcgatgggagaagaatcgccacgttggaggtgttgaaactcttaacttcggtggagatctcttcgtgcttgacattttcgaatttgcacgataatatgaggttaaccttcacatttccctcctcgcgcagtatcagctccaacttctcggtgacgacgcgctgcacatcgttcagaaaggcgtccaaatttttatgacggagatttgtgacaacccccgttctgattcggctggcaaaagcacTATCCACGTCGCGTCGTCCAacaattctgtcgaaaattttgaaaaacgtcagccagtaaaaacacgtccatctgtaaatacaagtccgaatactctcccaaagtttggacgttaaaagtttgccatacgtcgcacgcgtgtgcgtaatcgtcgtctgatatattccggtcgttcaattttgaataaaactgttctttggctggtaaatgtttctcctcgagcttctcccaactgtctatgtattcgtacgggaagacACCTTTCCCAGTCAATaaccgaaatttgttcaagctactgcagaatttacgtgttattgtttttcggcaatcgtccagatacgatgataatttatcgaggctgctaggcatgaaacggtacgaatctatgaaacggaacgttacatccgttcccttaacgaatttagtgaaggaaatgtacttttctttgttgacAGGTAATAGTTTAACAGTACCTTCGAATGACGTACCCagggctttgatcagaaaatgcgaatcgtaacccgaaagattgtggaatatcactgggatggtgtgcgaattttggtaatttagattacagctgcggtgagcagctccacggtactttcccgtgaaatgacagtgatcccgatgtttcacgtctgtgggcgtaaacggtttttcacaaatatgacagaccgtcgataaatcaaattcgttgatctgattgaaatttagtggttccatcggtacaacagtcttgtaatatccctctaacgaaagtgccaattcctttaactcgttcacaaaccattggatgcaagtttctccgcgattaattttgaattttgaaagcgaatcgtcaaacgcacaatgcagatagtaagctatactatacggaagatgcttctgataaattgttctattttccccaaaacgattcagtcaacgatttcagaattccaattgtagtcaaaattcttgtcttctcccctATCGTTGAGGagttgttgcgtaagattttattcaaaagcctggtattttgggttccgaatcgaatccattttgcaatttctgccggtgacgatttttcagataaaatcttgaacgccgtttccataatttgtattaatttcaatcacttttcggaatccatgtttcttcttctttcgatcacacacacacttgacaaagatagagtTGCGAAGCTTGCTCTAGAATGATCGCTCTACGCTGACCCGGTCTCTTTTGTGGGTACTAATTTTAAGTAAAGCTGGGGATGTTCGCCACAACTATATAGGTCGGAAATGTTGATGGCgattcgtaaactttcacgctaatagttttcCCCaggcaaaaaataatattttccacgtacttcgaatacactCTTTTGTGTTAATTGACCGGATGGCGATgtcgcaattagataggctggGAATGTTCGCCACAATCAGATAGGCCGGGGGGGAATGTTGATGacaatccgtaaactttcacgtcAATAGTTTGCTTTTACTATCACTCCCCCAAATTCTTACGATCTATCTGCATATATTaactcaacgcatccgatgcagtcTCATCAGTCTGACACGATACGTACAAGTCAAAAGTTCATCAAAGTTCTGCAATATCACCGTTAAAGTCATGGCCGCTGAAACATACTCATATATCGTCAAAACGATGGAGAACGCACGGGATCGAAATCGCAATCGCTGcttttctctgtttcagaTCATTAGTGGACTAAAAGGTtgaagagaacaaaaaaaatgtatacgcattttttgtttattcaataaaaaatttcatttttttgtttattcaataaaacatttttttgaaaaaaaattttacatcgatcaattgttcaattttctcaaatgttaattattgtaactgattcttctatacatatataattggAACAGTGGTGTAAGAAGGAGACGCTGTACACGTTGTCCTGGTACGGTGTACAAGTTAGGCGAGAGCCGACGCATCTTTGAACTCGATTTGCCCATACTGGCCGCCCAGATATTGCAAGAGCAGCCGCTCCTCCTCCATCGTCTGCATCAATTTCTGGTACTGAGTCTCGTCCTCGTTGAGCATTCGCACAATCCGTGCCGGTAAGAATATGCTGAATTCGTCGTTCAGATCTGTGACGATACGCTGTCCAAACCTCGTTTGAACTCGTCGAATATTGGTGACTttgtagattttgaaaatttctagctCGGTCAATTTCTTTGTCAGTAGGAATTCGGTCATGCTTGCCACTTTGTTCAGTTTtgtgaaatccattttttttaatgttcaacagttacgtgtttttttgataaatttagatttgCGAACTTTTTTGTCCACTTTGTTTAGTTCTGACTTCTGATTCACAATGGTTTTCaagtcgtgaatattttttaagaacagaTCGATTCGCTGTTTTAGTTCTGCTTTACTTGGAGTTCTCTTCATGAGCGCTGAAGGTGTAAGACTGTCTTTCGGACCTGAATTTCAACCTTTTATATCCGTATTCCTCCCACCAGGCACACAGAATCCTTGAGAAACTTCTAGAAGCTACCGAAATGATGCGTCATCGATTGTACgtcagaaccttccagaattcaacgtcgcaccgcaatccgttgtccgcaggccgctcaccgtcggacgattccgagaattgtttgtctcaaattcatttctaATATTCAATTCCAAATCTAGTAAACCTTTATGAGTGGCACTATCACCATCGCCAATATAGCGAGAATATTTTACGCCATACTTACTAATGGAACGACCAAACATGTCTTTTACGCTATCTACTTCCATTTTTGAGGCGGATCCCTTATGATTAACATCACATTCTTCTCCGTGTAACGATGACCATTCTTCGTAAGCTTCAGGATCGCtctcttttcgtttttcccaAAAAACACAACTCTGGCAGTAAGTAGACTTCACACATGAGTCAAGAATTTCTTTGCTGTATTTTCCTGACAGCGTAACTACTCCAAAACGGGATGTATGACCACGTTTTTTTCAGGTACCGTCCCCGCTAACAGTCAAATTTGTCtctgatttttcttcttttgatGTAAggtctttttctttatttacagCTTGTTGCATACTTAGTTTACAAACGGTTTCGGCTGCAGTCcataaatttgtaaaacatCCATCAAAAGTTTGACGGTAAAATTTGCTTGCTAGATTGCCTAACTATGACGAAGACGCATCGACTCCGCATAAATTGCGGAAGAAGTCTACCCACCAGTTGCGCATTGAATTTATAAATGGCAAGCATGTGGAAGTAAAGTACAATTTCGAACGCACCGGGATAGATGAAGAGCGGATTCGCATCAACGTAAACACTTTGTTGCCGGTGTTTGGTAGATTGTTACCTCCAGGCACGGAAACCTTCGTGGACGTGGAGAAGCTCGTCACTTTCGTGGAGACGTACGTTCATTTGAACAAGTGTAACGACCAACGATACGCCTCCTCCCGTGCAGAAATTTAATTCCGGTGCTGCCTAGCACCTGGCTAGTTTTCCATGAATCTGGCTTGGCAATGGCTAGGTCAGCTGGGCTGAGCCAGTCCTGGCGTGTAACACATTTCTACGCAGTGCCTAGCCAGAAGGTCTGACTAGGGTCTAACCAGTAAAGTTAATAGGGTCTAGCCAGAATCCTTGCAAGTAGCTATTCATATAATTATCGGAAAAAAGGATAAAGGATAAATTCTAGAATGAATATTTCGCAACGTATGAAAGTTctattcatttatattattatattattattttcttcaatacaTCATATCAGTCAGCAGTAAAGtacgtaggatttttttttttaaacatgtaagtgaaaaatatgttaGTAGtgaatctcttttttttttaatacatcactaaatagaaaatacgtaagtaacacatattttttttatttttcaaacccaTCAGTGAGTAGAAAAGTACGTAAataatgactttttttttaatactttttttttaatcagtaAGCACAAAAGTACACAACTATTTTGGGAAGTTTTCGAATACGTTACTAAGAAGATTTGTCTGTGGATTTACGAGACAACGATTCCATGCTGGTGCCGCTGCAATGTACATTGACACAAACTGATTGGACTGCAGCGATTGTAGTACTCTTTGCAGCTTTTTTCTTTAGTCGAGATTTACGATGCCCATCCCAATCGACGGCATTACTCAGGCAGTTACCGAGTTCTCGATAAACACTCTTTTCAGTTACATGTGTCATTGATCCCTGCGCTCCCTCTTTGTATTTCAACAAAAGCACATCTGGAAGAAAAGACTTTAGttaaaaaaactaaacaaccctgctttctttttcttctaaaaGAGCAAATCGTGGTGGAAAGTCTATTAGTTTGTAAAGTTGGTgtcatcaatttcaaaattgcttTAAGTCTTCACGATGATAGGTCTTACCTAGACTGAATCCAACTATACCTACAAGGCGAAGTCTGACATACCCTGAATTGTACTGTAATTTACTTCAAAAACGAAAAGCAGGCAGTtgtcttttctctttttaaaatGGGAAAAACCTTTTGGCATACCTATACGGATTCTTCGAAGATGAGTGAACAAAAATCTATCAGGTATGATTTAACGATTGAGGTTAACGATAATTGTGTTACCCAGCAATATTCCACAAAGTTGTGTCTCTTTGAAAATGCGTTTATCCATGCCAGCCTTCACTGCGTTGAAATTCAAGGCCACATcccgtgaaatattttttttcaataatgccgTCACATTTTTTGGTAAGGTTGCATTGTGGTCGAAAACGAAATGCAATGTACTAGTCTATAGAGAGATTGAAGCAATGAGTGAGATATTGTATAAGTGACAATACAAATTCagtatccaaatttttttactcacgaattctttacgaaattttttgtcaGCTTTTAATTTCTCGTCGAATGCGTCAAAGTCCTTCAAAGTCGTTACAGGCAGGTTCAGATCATATTGTGTCGTAAAACTTTGGACATTTGCCCCATGAGCATCCATCGCTAAGGCCGATTTTTCAACGATGGCCTTGAGTTTGTCGATGGCTTTGGTTAGCATTTGAACATCGTATCTCAGTCCGCTAAGGATATCACAATCTCTCTGATTCAGTTCAGAGCTATTTTCTTTAGGCACATTTTTTGTGGATTTTGACACTTCACGTGATGATCTTTTGCTCagttttcgttcaatttctagaacaaaattttgatgtaaaaaaattaattataatgatGTATTATTCGACGAGGTTCTTGGTGTTTCtagaaattattcatatcAAATTAGGTTccagaaatgtcgaaaaacgGCAATTGAATTAAACAATTTAAATAGTTTTTGTACACACCTTGAACGTGGTTTTTGCCGGTAGAGGAAGCATGTTcttgttttgatttttgcttcgGTTTTTTTCTGGGTTTGATCACATTGCTGTTTTCATCAGCTGttgactcattgtcagtttctgtcatatttttaagttttgtattttttttcttggccTTGATGCTGTTAATACAAGGAATTGGGTCAGATGTTTCAAAGGATGCTGTAACAATATATCCGCACTTCTGATTTTGCACaagagtgaaaattttgagGGCCCTATCGAAGAAGCGAAAATTGCGCCGCCATTTTGGTCACCCAAGTGTctaatttatatatgtataatatatatattgtatatattatatttacagtCTACATTTGATGCATAATCGTCATTCCTGGAGGTGTTAATGGGTTGCACTTGCATCAACTTTTCAGCAATTGCTTTATCGCCTTTGACTTTGATTCTCTGATATGCTTTTTTAGCTgcctctgattttttttctggtaACGTTCCATCCTCTGTGTATACAAATTTCTTGTCTGCTAATACTTTGAGACGTTTCATTGCATCATCATAAGTTgctagaagaagaaaaaatataacagaaatttttaaccttCCATTATTTACAAGAAATGTTGCTCTCAGCTGAACTTTTTGATGCTATACAAATTATTTggcagtgaaaaataaattttgataattttaactTTTTATTGCTCGTCTTCACATGTACACGATTCAAAATTGATGTGTTAAAAAGCTCAATGTATATTTGATCGGTATACGTCTAGATCTGAGATCAGAAGACACGAAATCAATCATGTGCTTGTGTTATTCGTTGCCACAACCCacaaaaatatatgaatttttgcaaaGCCGGCTTCTACAATATTGACTCTGTTAAAAGTTTCAGACGTAGACTATGTGACGGCTACACAGTGCAAGCTTGTGAGCTTCGGATGACCCTCAGAACCCAAGATTTTCATATCTTCTGATTTCAGCTCCGTCGACATATAACTGGGTTTACTTATAACTCTCTGAGAGCAGTGACTTTAAATACTGATCGAATCTTATGGCGTTATAGTGAGACTATACAGACGAACCTTTGTGATATGAACTGAATACGtcatcttttcaaaatttaacagTTATTCCCCTTTGATGATTATTTCCGAACAATATACAAATCTAATAGAAAACGCAACAGATCATTTACTTACTCGCATGTCCCTTGAGTGTTATTGGGTAGACAGGCCAAGATTCTTGTAGAGGGCTTTGTTCTTTGACGAGCCAACACAAAAGTTCAGAGTCCTCTACTGAATACGGAGGTGGCATGAATTTGCATTGGCATCTGCCAGTCGATGGGTTATAGGAAATCCAAGTCGATGGTACGCATTCTATCGTGCctcgtttttgttttctattaGGTGGATCGAATTCGACTAATTGAAAAGCCTTGATGGCCTCTTCTGCCTCTTTATCATCTCCCATTATATGCTTAAAATACGAAGAGGGATTCTGTTCATAATATAAAGGCGtctgttatatgtatatatgcgcTGTTACAGGTTTAGTaagattaggttaggttagggtAGAGTACGCACGTgtcatatttatataaatagtTTCTTATTGTGtcgtaataaatataaatgtcTGTACTTGAATATTCAAGGACAACTTACGAAGAATAGTCGATGGCACAGGTAGctgttataaaaaatgataagcGATGCAATGTAAGGTTAGCACGTGGGATAACACGTTCAGCGAGCCGTTCGGTATTTGCGCAGCACGTTTTGTGTTTTGTACACTTTTGATCACTTCTCACTTCGTAAAGTTCAAAACAGCTTGCTttcgtaataattttaatgaaccacttacaaaaaaattccagcTTTTTCAAATGATTGCAATtttcgtgaaagaaaaatccagGCACTTCTAGGCTTTTAGGACGCTGTACACAACACGTGCCGGAACGACGATAGTCAACAAGTCGCCACTATCGACATGTCGCCACAGTCACGCGCGTTATTTAAATATCGAGACACATCAGAAACGTCCTcgtcaaaaataattccagtGTCGGCAATTGATTGACGGTCTTCCCATACTCAAACgaataatattgatatatgtattatacatatataatatatatgtatatttatacatatattattcgTGAAAATAAGCTTGCGCATTACACCTTGTGACACTCGCCCTGAAATTAAATAGGGATAATAGTACATTTCTAAACAAGTATGGATAAGGCTTTTTGACGAGACGTGAGGTTTACGGCGCGAGCCGAAGGCGAGTGCTTGTAACACGCATGTCAAAAAACCTTATCCATACGAGTTTCGAGTTGTACTTTTCATCACTAGAGCCACGAAATCACGACGAAGTCGCGTTGGTCGAGATTTTGAGGTTAGAgtactgaaaaatattatttattgttaaaatataaaaagataTCCAGCTACTTTTTTCGGATTAATACAAGTATATACGTAACATTACACTGTATACCACGTTTCAACCGACCTGTGTTAAATTAATGTAATAGAGATATTCCATATGTTTTCTCTCTTCCAGGCAAAcgtaatattatcattttgcGTTTGATTTGATCAATAGGGCACGTAATTGTAGTTGCAGATGATCTGTCTTCAAGCACCCATTCTTCCAGCACTCTCGAATCACACGGATACATATACAGCGACTCTttgattttccatttttttccaataattgtCACGTCTTCTAGATTGTCATCAGGGTACGACATAAGATTTATTTCGAGAATAGTGCCATTTTTAAGAAGAACTACATTATCGGGAGCCTTGACCGAAAGTATATATTTCCCTTTGAATTTCAGTTTCGATATCGCTTTGTGATTCATCCTACAATTTGGGATATCACTATTCTCCTTGAGTATCTCTACATACTGGGGTAGAGTTgctttatgattttttatcgaaaatttctcATTCAAGCGGCGACAGATTTGAGCCAATGGTCGATTTGGCGAATGGACTAACTTTTTTATGTGACCGAGTGCATTTTCAAAAGGAAATGTAGTTATCTTTGTAAGGGAGCACTTCATGTTCTTAGCATCATCGGCCATATGAATTAAGTTATGAAGGTTCATGATTTGCGAATCTGGGCCATAATATTGGCGCATAACTAAGAAAAAACTTCTGAGATACTTCTTTGCAAACCTGTTGTACCTGAGGGCTAGATCTTCGCAGCATAAAATTCTGCATGCCgcatgaaataataaaaaatgtttatataGTCTATTGTTCAAAATACCCTTCAAGACTACAACTCCacaatataatagaaaaaatctaAACTCGGTGGCCTTCCACTTTGCTATAAACGCTACGGACCGTGGTTTACGTTGAAATTCAGAAGTTaccagaatttttaaatactccATTCTGCGAGACAGTTCGATTCGACTTCTGCGGCCTAGTCTGAGATGGAGATTGCCTAAAAGCCAAAAGtctttcaaaagtttcttCATCACACCATGACAAGCTAAGTGCAAGAAATCGAGAATAAATAACAAGACCAAGTTTACTGCAGGTCTTAAACGTAGCAATGGCGAAACACTATTGTGATGCTCTCGCTGCCTTTGTCTATTAAAGTCCTCAGCACTTCGTTCAGGACAATCCGCATCAGGAAATACAGTAGATCTGCCAGGTCTGCATCCTCTCACGGTACACCTTTCACACGCATAATATCCAGTATGACCCTTAACACATTTGAGGAAAGACCTAGCTGGCGTATCACATAtgaaactttgaatttttacttgaaaCAGTCTGCCATTAATGTCAATACCATTCGCTGATAGTTGGTTCATTTCCTCAATGAACTCATCCAAGAACTCATCAACTCTTTTTGGTTTTGTAGAACCTGCGTATATAGCTACAGGCACCGGCTCGTATATGTCTGGTTCGTGGACAACTTTACACAAAATGGGCCACAGTTGAGTGTTACTTGATTTAAAGAGAGGCAGTCCGTCGACATTAACTTggatcaaaatttcattacctATGTGCACTTCTTCATTGACACAGGCTCGAAGCCTTTCAGCAATACCAAAGTACACGAATTGTCCCATATTTCCATCATAATCTTCCATGTCTTGTATATCATAGGCCACTGCCGATGTACGTAGAAATGTTTTTGCTGTCTTTGGAAGTTCAGGCAGCAATCTTCTCCTCAAAATCACCAAAAGCCCATCCAATTGAGAATGACTAAGGTGTTCTTTTATTGCccattttcgaatttcctcAGCTTCATTTCGTTCATTCAAACTATCGTCAGTCGCTTCATTTATAGATGAGCCGATATCACTGTTTTCATCAATGACACTGGCTGATGATACACTTTCTTCGTGGTCTATCTGAGAACCGTCACCTGAGTCACCATTCTCTTCGTCGATCTCACTTTGGCTATGTTCAAGTAATTGTTCAGAAATACCACCCTCGGATACATCTTCTTCAGACCTATTACTATTTTCTTGATCACTGACACCTGCAATTCATACTTGCTTTATAAcaactgaaattttatttcacttataGGTTGATGCTTATATTACACACATTCAGTTTCGGAGTTGATGTCAGAGTCACTGTCATCATTTAGCGGATGGTTCTGTGGCACAATAGTGTTTTGATGAACGAAACGATGCCTTCGCACACGGTCGCGTGTTCGTCGtcgtttttcaattatgtTATTCATTATGCTGAAATAGATAGAcaataaaacataaaaatgataggatagaaatttttaggtTATGTTACCTTCAAAACATATTTACTATGGTATTCTACATTCCCATTACGAAGATTACGAAAATCAACTCACAAATATCACAGTGGACGTCTGGAGtaaactttaaaaattataagttGGAGTACTGATAAATAATGGTAAACACCGGTAATAAGTTTTCATCAGCGAACAACGACCAGTTTCTGGACAGTGTTGGCTAGGGAACGCGGAATTGGGCCGAACTCGCCAATGCCGAGGCAGGGCCTGTACAGGTTGCGCTAGCCAGTAAATCACTACGAGGTGCTAGAGAGTAGCCTGGCTTTCCAGTTCAA includes the following:
- the LOC124293087 gene encoding uncharacterized protein LOC124293087 isoform X1, with product MNNIIEKRRRTRDRVRRHRFVHQNTIVPQNHPLNDDSDSDINSETECVSDQENSNRSEEDVSEGGISEQLLEHSQSEIDEENGDSGDGSQIDHEESVSSASVIDENSDIGSSINEATDDSLNERNEAEEIRKWAIKEHLSHSQLDGLLVILRRRLLPELPKTAKTFLRTSAVAYDIQDMEDYDGNMGQFVYFGIAERLRACVNEEVHIGNEILIQVNVDGLPLFKSSNTQLWPILCKVVHEPDIYEPVPVAIYAGSTKPKRVDEFLDEFIEEMNQLSANGIDINGRLFQVKIQSFICDTPARSFLKCVKGHTGYYACERCTVRGCRPGRSTVFPDADCPERSAEDFNRQRQREHHNSVSPLLRLRPAVNLVLLFILDFLHLACHGVMKKLLKDFWLLGNLHLRLGRRSRIELSRRMEYLKILVTSEFQRKPRSVAFIAKWKATEFRFFLLYCGVVVLKGILNNRLYKHFLLFHAACRILCCEDLALRYNRFAKKYLRSFFLVMRQYYGPDSQIMNLHNLIHMADDAKNMKCSLTKITTFPFENALGHIKKLVHSPNRPLAQICRRLNEKFSIKNHKATLPQYVEILKENSDIPNCRMNHKAISKLKFKGKYILSVKAPDNVVLLKNGTILEINLMSYPDDNLEDVTIIGKKWKIKESLYMYPCDSRVLEEWVLEDRSSATTITCPIDQIKRKMIILRLPGREKTYGISLLH
- the LOC107226625 gene encoding uncharacterized protein LOC107226625 isoform X2, whose translation is MGDDKEAEEAIKAFQLVEFDPPNRKQKRGTIECVPSTWISYNPSTGRCQCKFMPPPYSVEDSELLCWLVKEQSPLQESWPVYPITLKGHATTYDDAMKRLKVLADKKFVYTEDGTLPEKKSEAAKKAYQRIKVKGDKAIAEKLMQVQPINTSRNDDYASNVDSSFETSDPIPCINSIKAKKKNTKLKNMTETDNESTADENSNVIKPRKKPKQKSKQEHASSTGKNHVQEIERKLSKRSSREVSKSTKNVPKENSSELNQRDCDILSGLRYDVQMLTKAIDKLKAIVEKSALAMDAHGANVQSFTTQYDLNLPVTTLKDFDAFDEKLKADKKFRKEFMCFC
- the LOC124293087 gene encoding uncharacterized protein LOC124293087 isoform X3; the encoded protein is MNNIIEKRRRTRDRVRRHRFVHQNTIVPQNHPLNDDSDSDINSETECVSDQENSNRSEEDVSEGGISEQLLEHSQSEIDEENGDSGDGSQIDHEESVSSASVIDENSDIGSSINEATDDSLNERNEAEEIRKWAIKEHLSHSQLDGLLVILRRRLLPELPKTAKTFLRTSAVAYDIQDMEDYDGNMGQFVYFGIAERLRACVNEEVHIGNEILIQVNVDGLPLFKSSNTQLWPILCKVVHEPDIYEPVPVAIYAGSTKPKRVDEFLDEFIEEMNQLSANGSYWILCV
- the LOC124293087 gene encoding uncharacterized protein LOC124293087 isoform X2: MNNIIEKRRRTRDRVRRHRFVHQNTIVPQNHPLNDDSDSDINSETECVSDQENSNRSEEDVSEGGISEQLLEHSQSEIDEENGDSGDGSQIDHEESVSSASVIDENSDIGSSINEATDDSLNERNEAEEIRKWAIKEHLSHSQLDGLLVILRRRLLPELPKTAKTFLRTSAVAYDIQDMEDYDGNMGQFVYFGIAERLRACVNEEVHIVVHEPDIYEPVPVAIYAGSTKPKRVDEFLDEFIEEMNQLSANGIDINGRLFQVKIQSFICDTPARSFLKCVKGHTGYYACERCTVRGCRPGRSTVFPDADCPERSAEDFNRQRQREHHNSVSPLLRLRPAVNLVLLFILDFLHLACHGVMKKLLKDFWLLGNLHLRLGRRSRIELSRRMEYLKILVTSEFQRKPRSVAFIAKWKATEFRFFLLYCGVVVLKGILNNRLYKHFLLFHAACRILCCEDLALRYNRFAKKYLRSFFLVMRQYYGPDSQIMNLHNLIHMADDAKNMKCSLTKITTFPFENALGHIKKLVHSPNRPLAQICRRLNEKFSIKNHKATLPQYVEILKENSDIPNCRMNHKAISKLKFKGKYILSVKAPDNVVLLKNGTILEINLMSYPDDNLEDVTIIGKKWKIKESLYMYPCDSRVLEEWVLEDRSSATTITCPIDQIKRKMIILRLPGREKTYGISLLH
- the LOC107226625 gene encoding uncharacterized protein LOC107226625 isoform X1; this encodes MGDDKEAEEAIKAFQLVEFDPPNRKQKRGTIECVPSTWISYNPSTGRCQCKFMPPPYSVEDSELLCWLVKEQSPLQESWPVYPITLKGHATTYDDAMKRLKVLADKKFVYTEDGTLPEKKSEAAKKAYQRIKVKGDKAIAEKLMQVQPINTSRNDDYASNVDSSFETSDPIPCINSIKAKKKNTKLKNMTETDNESTADENSNVIKPRKKPKQKSKQEHASSTGKNHVQEIERKLSKRSSREVSKSTKNVPKENSSELNQRDCDILSGLRYDVQMLTKAIDKLKAIVEKSALAMDAHGANVQSFTTQYDLNLPVTTLKDFDAFDEKLKADKKFRKEFTSTLHFVFDHNATLPKNVTALLKKNISRDVALNFNAVKAGMDKRIFKETQLCGILLDVLLLKYKEGAQGSMTHVTEKSVYRELGNCLSNAVDWDGHRKSRLKKKAAKSTTIAAVQSVCVNVHCSGTSMESLSRKSTDKSS